Within Henriciella litoralis, the genomic segment TTTTGACCATGTCTATCACGGCTTCCGGCAGGCCTTGTTCAACATCATCTCGATCATGACCGGCACAGGCTATGCCTCAGCCCCTTACGACACCTGGGGCGAGCCGGTCGTCGTCATCTTCCTGTTCGCGACATTCCTCGGCGGGTGCGCGGGCTCGGCGGCCTGCGGGATCAAGATGTTCAGGATCGAGATCAGCTTCAAAGCCGTTGTCGCCTACGCCGCGCAAATCGTCAGGCCCAACCGCGTGGTACGCGTGCGGTATGCTGGCCGCGTTGTTTCATCGGACACTCTGCAATCGGTCATGGTGTTTGTGTTTCTCTACCTGGCCACCTTCATTGTCGCGACCATCCTGTTGTCGATGACCGGGATGGACCTGCTGTCGGCGATTTCGGCATCGGCAACCAGCGTTTCGAATGTTGGCCCCGGTCTTGGCCCTGAAATTGGCCCGTCCGGCACGTTCCATGACGTCTCCGACATCGGCAAATGGATCTGCTTCACTGCCATGTTGCTCGGCCGGCTGGAATTTATCGCGGTCTTTACGTTGATGACAGCGCGGTTCTGGCGCGGCTGACGCGCGGTACACACCCTGTCGCAGTTGCAGGAAAACCTGCTTTGCGGCAGATAGGCCTGATGACCCGAATACTGAGCACAGGCGAAACATCGCTGGACGAAACAATGCGTGAAATGGGCAGGCGTGCGCGCTCTGCCTCCCAACGTCTGACGCAGCTGACGGCGGCCCAGCGCACCGAAGGCTTGTTGGCCATGGCCGACGCGCTTTCCAGCGCCGAACGCATCATCCTCGATGCCAATGCGCGCGATGTTAAAGCGGGCCGGGAAAAGGGCTTGAGCGATGCGATGCTGGACCGGCTGATGCTCAACGCCGATCGCATCCACGCGATTGCAAATGCGGTGCGCAAGATTGCCGCCCTGCCTGACCCTGTCGGCGACGAAATTGCCCGCTGGACCGTGCCGTCAGGCCTCGACATTGCCCGCATCCGTACCCCGCTTGGCGTGGTTGGCATCATCTACGAGTCCCGCCCGAACGTGACGGCAGACGCCGCGGCCCTTTGCCTGCGATCAGGCAATGCCTGCATCCTGCGCTGCGGCAGCGAAAGCCTTCAATCCTCGCTCGCCATAGCCATGGCCCTGCGGTCCGGATTGCAGAGCGTCGGCGTGGTCGCAGATGCGATCCAGCTTGTGGAGACAACAGACCGTGACGCCGTCGGCCATATGCTGGCCGGGCTTGATGGCAATCTCGATGTTCTCGTTCCGCGCGGCGGCAAGAACCTTGTCGCGCGTGTGCAGAAAGATGCGCGCGTGCCCGTGATCGGACATCTGGAAGGCCTGTGCCATGCCTATGTCGATGTCGACGCCGATCCGGAAAAGACGGTCAATATTGTCTTTAACGCCAAGATGCGCCGGACCGGCGTCTGCGGCGCACTTGAGACGCTGCTGATCAACAAGTCGGTCGCCCGCCAGCTTTTGCCCGCGATTGCCGCGACGCTGCGCGATGCGGGATGCGAACTGCGCGGCGATGAGGCGGCCCGCGAGATCCTGCCTGACATGACGCCCGCGCAGCCATCTGACTGGCAAACAGAATATCTGGCGCCCATCCTGGCCGTTCGCATCGTCGACGGTCTCGATGAAGCGATGGAGCACATCGCCCGATATGGCACGGGACACACCGAGCTGATCATCACCGAGAACAAGACATCGGCCGAACGGTTTCTGGCCGGGGTCGATGCGAGCATTGTGCTGCACAACGCCTCCACGCAATTTGCCGATGGAGGCGAGTTTGGCATGGGCGCGGAAATCGGGATCGCGACCGGACGTATCCACGCCCGCGGCCCGGTTGGCGCCGAACAGCTGACGATCTTCAAATACGTGGTGCGCGGCAACGGACAGATCCGTCCGTGAAGGACCGATCAAATTGACCTCTCCGCTGCTGCCGCCTGTGCGTACACTCCCACCTGCGAATACCACGCAGCGCATCGGCCTGTTTGGCGGCTCCTTCAATCCGCCCCATTCCGGCCACCTACACGTGGCGAAAACGGCCTTGAAACGGCTCGATCTCGACTGGATTTACTGGCTGCCCGCACGGGGCAATCCGCTGAAGGGAAAACCGGCTGACTTCTATGACCGGCTCCACGCCGTGCGGGAGCTGATCGGCCATGAACCGCGCATGTTTGTCAGCGATTTCGAACACTGGGCGGGCTTGCGGTACACGGTCGACGTTCTGGAGGGGTTCACCCGCCATGCTTCGAACGCGAAGTTTGTCTGGTTGATGGGCGCTGACAGCCTGCAGAATTTCCATGACTGGAAAAGCTGGCAGGCCATCGCTGAAACCCTGCCACTTTGTGTGGTTTCACGCCCGGATGCCGGGCCGCGCGCCCTGCGCTCACCCTTTGTCAGACGCTATGCGCAAATGAGGCTACCGGAGCGCGATGCAGCGCTATTGCCGTTCACGCCCGCCCCGGCCTGGGTCTACCTCAAGGCCCCCTTTAATCCGGCCTCATCGACCAAACTGCGAACAGGCGGCCAAAAAAGCTAGAGCGGGCTGGCGCGGCGTGTTATGGTGCCACCTGAATCGAACACAAGGAACTGAACCCTGCCTTCTCCCAGCCCGCAGCCTCTAAAGGCCGCCAAAGCCAGCGTTGATGACATTCGCGCCATCGCGGAAACCGTCATTAACAGTCTCGAAGACGACAAGGCCGAAGAGATCGTCAAGATTGATCTTCAGGGTAAGTCCTCACTCGCAGA encodes:
- the nadD gene encoding nicotinate (nicotinamide) nucleotide adenylyltransferase, which produces MTSPLLPPVRTLPPANTTQRIGLFGGSFNPPHSGHLHVAKTALKRLDLDWIYWLPARGNPLKGKPADFYDRLHAVRELIGHEPRMFVSDFEHWAGLRYTVDVLEGFTRHASNAKFVWLMGADSLQNFHDWKSWQAIAETLPLCVVSRPDAGPRALRSPFVRRYAQMRLPERDAALLPFTPAPAWVYLKAPFNPASSTKLRTGGQKS
- a CDS encoding glutamate-5-semialdehyde dehydrogenase, which produces MTRILSTGETSLDETMREMGRRARSASQRLTQLTAAQRTEGLLAMADALSSAERIILDANARDVKAGREKGLSDAMLDRLMLNADRIHAIANAVRKIAALPDPVGDEIARWTVPSGLDIARIRTPLGVVGIIYESRPNVTADAAALCLRSGNACILRCGSESLQSSLAIAMALRSGLQSVGVVADAIQLVETTDRDAVGHMLAGLDGNLDVLVPRGGKNLVARVQKDARVPVIGHLEGLCHAYVDVDADPEKTVNIVFNAKMRRTGVCGALETLLINKSVARQLLPAIAATLRDAGCELRGDEAAREILPDMTPAQPSDWQTEYLAPILAVRIVDGLDEAMEHIARYGTGHTELIITENKTSAERFLAGVDASIVLHNASTQFADGGEFGMGAEIGIATGRIHARGPVGAEQLTIFKYVVRGNGQIRP